One Tolypothrix bouteillei VB521301 DNA window includes the following coding sequences:
- a CDS encoding dicarboxylate/amino acid:cation symporter — MNEQDTPDTPKTRPWWQSIPLTLQIIIALVLAVALGIALGAGNPSPTNKAFIETLAIPAELVLKALRTLATPLILMAVLHTFMTTVIPGRAGRRLAVLLLTNTTVAILVGLFVANVLRPGTWGRLAAPGTAEIVKRNFDPWGLFKDAVPPAILSPLVDNNVIQLIVLALTFGIVLRAIKSEQIAANQRGFQGLEDAIAILFEAIIRVLHWVIATVPLAVFGIVSKTVAEKGFAPFKSLGAFVIAVLLALTLQACYYLLRVRFGSWVNPLNFLRGGTDAFLTAFATDSSVATMPITFEVLQQKIGVRESSASLGALVGSNFNNDGTALYEAMSALFISQVLGQNLSLVQQLTVILTSIFASVGAAGIPEAGLVTMTLVFSSVGLPTEYIALLVTVDWFLDRCRTVINVMGDMTVSALIDGKKRQSAANID; from the coding sequence ATGAACGAACAAGACACTCCCGATACGCCCAAAACCCGCCCTTGGTGGCAAAGCATCCCACTGACATTGCAAATTATTATTGCACTCGTACTGGCGGTAGCTTTAGGGATTGCACTGGGTGCAGGAAACCCCAGCCCAACAAACAAAGCCTTTATTGAGACTTTGGCAATTCCTGCTGAGTTAGTACTGAAAGCACTCCGCACCCTAGCAACACCATTGATTTTAATGGCAGTGCTGCATACCTTTATGACAACCGTAATACCCGGTAGGGCGGGACGCCGTTTGGCAGTATTGCTGCTAACTAATACCACAGTCGCTATTCTTGTTGGGCTATTTGTAGCAAATGTGTTGCGTCCCGGTACGTGGGGACGATTGGCTGCGCCGGGAACTGCAGAAATAGTGAAGCGCAATTTCGATCCTTGGGGATTGTTTAAAGATGCTGTTCCGCCCGCTATTCTCAGCCCTTTAGTTGATAATAATGTTATCCAGCTGATCGTTCTTGCCCTGACTTTTGGTATAGTCTTGCGTGCGATCAAATCAGAACAAATTGCTGCAAATCAGAGAGGGTTTCAAGGACTTGAGGATGCGATCGCAATTTTATTTGAAGCCATTATCCGAGTTCTTCACTGGGTCATTGCCACAGTACCGCTAGCAGTCTTTGGAATTGTATCAAAAACCGTTGCCGAAAAGGGTTTTGCACCATTTAAATCTTTAGGAGCATTTGTGATAGCAGTGCTACTAGCGTTGACATTGCAAGCCTGTTATTACCTCTTGCGAGTTCGGTTTGGTTCTTGGGTGAATCCGCTCAACTTCCTGCGTGGCGGTACAGATGCTTTTTTAACAGCCTTTGCAACGGATTCCTCAGTCGCGACTATGCCCATTACATTTGAGGTTTTGCAGCAAAAAATAGGTGTGAGGGAATCTTCCGCTTCTTTAGGAGCATTGGTTGGCTCCAATTTCAACAATGATGGCACTGCTCTTTATGAAGCCATGTCTGCATTATTTATCTCGCAAGTACTCGGGCAAAATTTAAGCTTGGTACAGCAACTTACAGTCATTCTCACATCGATTTTTGCATCCGTAGGTGCTGCTGGTATTCCAGAAGCGGGATTGGTAACCATGACATTGGTATTCAGTTCTGTTGGCTTGCCAACAGAGTATATTGCTTTATTGGTCACTGTTGATTGGTTCCTAGATCGATGCCGTACTGTCATCAATGTTATGGGGGATATGACAGTAAGTGCTTTAATTGATGGGAAAAAACGGCAATCAGCAGCAAATATTGATTAA
- a CDS encoding ATP-binding protein — MMVKPSSPKFYWFLKRKTIQLDKYTLAKLSALIVLGFLGNYFNLPLFFSVNFTFGSIATLFVAYIYGTLWGVIATFIAAVYTVWLWGHPYALILFLLEVTFVGWWVSKRQQSLMLADIIYWSFIGMPLGWIAFYYIMKIPVSVSLMIVFKQSVNGIFNALIADLFVAYTPIAKLIHVNHGQRFSFRQTLSIVLVAFVFFPSLTLIVLNNQQAFAEIQTNTPSLLKAVSLNVATGLQRWQQQDHLILEQLAKLAIESNLSASTALQQGTQLLQQSLLHSQRVAISDISGDTIAAFPDRQFKLSTYYTEPKPSDQPRLMHLFEKQGELATVIEQVPIVQDNRVRGHVSNEISLDAIGRLLQLNKTPLDIRITLLDNHKRVVSTTRSDLSPTSMFDHLENKKSQKIMEQMYQWLPPGQMAAVERQRRSFYVHRVPIDSYLSWQLVAEISVGSQLESLQNLFIQGFTLIWLIAIAALLLATVISRRLVKPIVQLANVTTNLPGKLFDISRIKFPKSNVLEVRTLIDNSQEMAQMLNQQFQEIKTANETLEQKITERTQELSLKNQELVKEIAERHKVAEALIQSKEKLRQQAATLEKAFQDLQQTQAHLIQTEKMSSLGQLVAGVAHEINNPVNFIHANLLHAQEYTQDILKLLNLYQQYYPNQNCEIATALEYIDLEFIQEDLPKLLNSMQTGTHRIRDIVRSLRTFSRLDEAEMKAVDIQDGIESTLMILDYRLKARAERPEIEVIKEYSVLPLVECYPGQLNQVFMNILMNAIDSLEESFVQSRFLSGANKEQKTQLTIQIQTSLTDNHYIKISIQDNGLGIPKHIICRLFDPFFTTKPVGKGTGMGLSISHQIITEKHGGRLVCHSEPGHGAEFVIEIPTRQQ; from the coding sequence ATGATGGTGAAACCTTCGTCCCCAAAATTTTACTGGTTTCTGAAAAGGAAAACCATTCAGCTTGACAAATACACGCTTGCCAAGCTGTCTGCTTTAATAGTTCTGGGATTTTTAGGCAACTATTTCAATTTGCCTCTATTTTTTTCTGTAAATTTTACCTTTGGTAGCATTGCAACTCTTTTTGTTGCCTACATCTATGGAACTTTGTGGGGAGTTATTGCAACATTTATAGCCGCAGTTTATACTGTTTGGCTTTGGGGACATCCTTATGCATTAATATTGTTCTTACTTGAAGTTACATTTGTTGGATGGTGGGTTAGCAAGCGACAACAAAGCCTGATGCTGGCAGATATCATTTACTGGTCTTTTATTGGTATGCCACTGGGATGGATTGCCTTTTACTACATTATGAAGATACCAGTTTCTGTATCTTTAATGATTGTTTTTAAACAATCAGTCAACGGTATCTTTAATGCACTTATTGCCGATTTGTTTGTTGCTTACACGCCTATTGCCAAGTTGATTCATGTTAATCACGGACAAAGATTCTCGTTCCGACAAACATTGTCAATCGTGCTTGTCGCATTTGTATTTTTTCCATCTTTAACTCTTATAGTATTGAACAATCAACAAGCCTTTGCAGAAATTCAAACAAATACACCCAGTCTTTTAAAAGCCGTTTCACTCAATGTAGCAACAGGATTGCAACGCTGGCAACAACAAGACCACTTAATATTAGAGCAATTAGCAAAACTAGCAATCGAGTCCAATCTTTCTGCATCAACAGCATTACAGCAAGGGACACAACTACTTCAACAAAGCTTGTTACACAGTCAAAGAGTTGCGATTTCAGATATCTCTGGAGACACAATTGCTGCTTTTCCAGACCGTCAGTTTAAACTGTCAACTTATTATACTGAACCCAAACCCTCTGACCAACCGCGTCTGATGCATCTATTTGAGAAACAAGGAGAGCTTGCTACAGTTATCGAGCAAGTACCGATTGTCCAGGACAATAGGGTGCGGGGACATGTTAGCAACGAGATTAGTTTAGATGCCATCGGTCGGTTACTGCAACTCAACAAAACTCCATTAGATATCAGAATCACGTTACTAGATAATCACAAGCGAGTCGTCAGCACAACTCGTTCCGATTTATCACCCACCAGTATGTTTGACCATCTTGAAAACAAGAAATCCCAGAAAATAATGGAGCAAATGTACCAATGGTTGCCACCCGGTCAAATGGCAGCTGTAGAACGTCAGAGACGCTCATTTTACGTTCATAGAGTACCAATTGACAGCTATTTATCTTGGCAGTTGGTTGCTGAAATTTCAGTAGGTTCACAACTCGAAAGCTTGCAGAATCTGTTTATTCAAGGATTTACGTTAATTTGGTTGATTGCGATCGCAGCCCTTCTGCTTGCGACTGTGATTAGCCGGAGACTTGTAAAACCAATCGTACAATTAGCGAATGTTACCACCAATTTACCCGGCAAATTGTTTGATATATCTCGCATAAAGTTTCCTAAAAGTAATGTTTTAGAAGTCAGAACATTAATAGATAATTCTCAGGAAATGGCTCAGATGTTAAATCAACAATTTCAAGAAATTAAAACAGCCAATGAAACCTTAGAGCAAAAAATTACCGAACGAACTCAAGAGCTTTCTCTTAAAAATCAAGAACTTGTCAAAGAAATTGCCGAACGTCATAAAGTTGCTGAAGCTTTGATACAATCTAAAGAGAAACTACGCCAGCAAGCTGCTACTTTAGAAAAGGCATTCCAAGATCTGCAACAGACTCAAGCTCACCTTATACAAACAGAAAAAATGTCGAGTTTGGGGCAGTTAGTAGCAGGTGTTGCTCACGAAATCAACAATCCTGTAAATTTTATTCATGCCAATTTGTTACACGCGCAAGAATATACTCAAGATATTTTGAAGTTACTCAATCTTTATCAGCAATACTATCCCAATCAAAATTGTGAAATTGCAACAGCACTTGAATACATAGATTTAGAGTTTATTCAGGAAGATTTACCCAAACTCTTAAATTCCATGCAGACCGGAACTCACAGAATTCGGGATATAGTGCGATCGCTACGGACTTTTTCCCGTCTTGATGAAGCCGAGATGAAAGCAGTAGACATTCAAGATGGGATTGAAAGTACGCTGATGATTTTGGACTATCGGTTGAAAGCTAGAGCAGAGCGCCCGGAAATAGAAGTCATCAAAGAATATAGCGTGCTCCCCCTTGTTGAATGTTACCCCGGTCAACTCAATCAGGTATTTATGAATATACTGATGAATGCAATTGATTCTTTGGAAGAGTCATTTGTCCAGAGTCGTTTCCTATCAGGAGCAAACAAAGAACAAAAGACACAATTAACTATCCAAATTCAAACAAGCCTCACCGATAACCATTATATTAAAATTTCCATACAAGATAACGGGCTTGGCATACCCAAACACATTATCTGTCGATTATTTGACCCCTTCTTCACAACCAAACCTGTTGGTAAAGGGACTGGTATGGGTCTGTCTATCAGCCATCAAATTATTACTGAAAAACATGGCGGACGACTGGTTTGTCATTCAGAACCGGGACATGGGGCTGAATTTGTCATTGAAATTCCTACACGGCAACAGTGA
- a CDS encoding trifunctional serine/threonine-protein kinase/ATP-binding protein/sensor histidine kinase produces MGILADESARDGNFLWKAIAMKVSFDPGTTLPGYCLVEQLYFSAKTLVYRALREADQQRVIIKLLKREYPTVNELLQFRNQYNIAKNLPLSGVVSPYSLEPLRHGYALVMEDFGGVSLTEYTQGHPLELEEFLLIALQLADILQGLYQHRVIHKDLKPANVLIHPQTKQIKLIDFSIASVLRHETQTLQNPNGIEGTLAYLSPEQTGRMNRGIDYRSDFYSLGVTFFELLTGQLPFQSNDPMELVYSHIAKQAPAVHNINPDIPLVLSAIVRKLMAKNAEDRYQSASGLLADLQRCVTEFKINEQISNFEVGQLDASAQLNIPQKLYGREQQVKQLLAAFTRVACPEDSSSSSRSELVLVSGYSGIGKSSLVHEVHKPIVRKRGYFISGKFDQFKRNIPYASLIQAFQSLMRQLLTEDTHKLQNWQEKLKRALGENGQVIVDVIPELEAIVGKQPSIEELRGTEAQNRFNRVFQAFIEVFTQPEHPLVLFLDDLQWADSASLNLIQVLMSNPESKHLLLIGAYRDNEISATHPLMKMLDVLHKANTAIENIVLYPLEIHYVRQLVADTLNDRNRSVPLAELLFNISQGNPFFLTQLLKSLYQEHLLTFDFTRGCWMWDLEQIQRVGITNKNVVELVALNLQKLPNTTQTILQLAACIGNRFNLDILATVSNTSLLDTAKALQPSLQAGFILPLNNNYQVPLLFSSEELDEFGFDVSVSYRFLHDRVQQAAYSLIPQTQKQATHLEIGQLLLRNTPPEAIENYIFDIVNQLNFGRDLLTQISERQELAQLNLIAGRKGKAAAAYEPAFKYFTVGIALLSADSWQTHYSLTLKLYEEAAEAALLCGEFELMEQLVLAVLQQAQTLLDKIKVYEVKVLACVAQSKQPQAIKTALTVAELFGVAFPEQPNQTDIAEGLQKTQDTLAEKQLEDLLELPEMRDLRALALVRILASVTAAVYQAVPTLLPLIVFKQVRLSVKYGNASVSAQAYAWYGVILCGVIGNIEEGNRVGQLALGLLSKLKSKEFRASTINMVYPFVKPWKYHIQKSLDPLLDGYHCGLETGALEYAAYCAYNYCSLSFFLGKELSILEEEMKAYSHALAQLKQEVAHNYLRVFYQSVLNLLGQSKHPWEFKGTVYHEDKMLPLHHTANDRYAIGTLYVNKLILCYLFQEWRQATKVANLAGEYLDGVSGSFTIPVFSFYDALTQLAILPEIEESKQELVWERAIANRNKLEHWANYAPMNHLHKFYLVEAERYRVLGRIYEAMEYYDRAITGAIENHYFHEAALANERAAEFYFSLKKNKIAQAYITEAYHGYQQWGAKAKVQQLEEFYFEWLNLNSQKLSKEDSSLSKGSTTSKGEVFDLIAVMKASQAISSEIVLDRLLENLLHIILENAAAQKGCIILERDNQLFIEVADTNQHELAVVLQSIPVKDSQDVPVSIIEYVRRTQQPLVLNNATEEAISKSDAYIVYHEPQSILCAPILYQGKFIGIIYLENNLATGVFTHNRVEILNFLCTQAAISLENARLYQQAQNAVAHLQQTQLQLVQSEKMSALGNLVAGVAHEINNPIGFIAGNIDPAQEYVQDLCGLLDLYREKFPHPGQEIEDKIETIDLEYLRQDLPKLIESMKLGVERICNISTSLRTFSRSDKDYKVPFNIHEGIESTLLILKHRLKANDDRPAINVIKDYGDIPQVECFPGQLNQVFMNLLANAIDALEESNMGSSFEHIRANPNCITIQTAMKDEQHIMIRIADNGIGMTEQVKQIAFDYLFTTKAVGHGTGLGLAIAHQIVVERHGGTIEINSVLGQGAEFAIVLPISSQ; encoded by the coding sequence ATGGGCATACTAGCTGATGAGTCGGCTAGAGACGGCAATTTTCTATGGAAGGCGATCGCGATGAAAGTATCATTTGACCCAGGAACAACGCTTCCAGGCTACTGCTTGGTTGAGCAACTTTACTTTAGTGCCAAAACTCTAGTTTATCGTGCCTTACGAGAAGCAGACCAACAACGTGTCATCATTAAGCTCTTGAAAAGGGAATATCCAACGGTCAATGAACTCTTACAATTCCGCAATCAGTATAATATTGCCAAAAATCTCCCTTTATCTGGAGTAGTCAGCCCGTACAGTCTAGAACCACTGCGCCACGGTTATGCTTTAGTTATGGAAGACTTTGGTGGTGTTTCCTTAACAGAGTATACTCAAGGGCATCCATTAGAATTAGAAGAATTTCTACTCATTGCGCTTCAACTTGCTGATATTCTTCAAGGTCTCTATCAACATCGAGTGATTCACAAGGACCTCAAACCTGCTAACGTCTTGATTCACCCCCAAACAAAACAAATCAAGCTGATTGACTTTAGCATTGCCTCTGTCCTCAGACACGAAACACAAACCCTACAAAATCCTAACGGAATTGAAGGAACTCTCGCTTATCTTTCACCAGAACAAACGGGTCGGATGAACCGAGGGATTGACTATCGTAGCGATTTCTACTCCTTGGGAGTCACATTTTTTGAATTACTGACAGGTCAGTTACCCTTTCAATCCAATGACCCAATGGAGTTAGTTTATTCTCACATCGCCAAGCAAGCACCCGCAGTTCACAATATCAATCCTGACATTCCACTCGTCCTATCTGCAATTGTCAGGAAGTTGATGGCAAAAAATGCGGAAGACCGCTATCAGAGTGCTTCGGGGTTACTTGCAGATCTCCAAAGATGTGTAACAGAATTTAAAATAAACGAGCAAATTTCCAATTTTGAGGTCGGTCAGCTAGATGCAAGCGCCCAACTGAACATACCCCAAAAACTCTACGGACGAGAACAGCAAGTCAAACAATTGCTAGCAGCATTTACTCGCGTAGCGTGTCCGGAGGACAGCAGTTCTTCTTCACGAAGCGAACTTGTACTTGTATCGGGTTACTCGGGTATTGGCAAATCGTCACTTGTTCATGAAGTCCACAAACCAATTGTCCGTAAAAGGGGCTACTTCATTTCAGGTAAGTTCGACCAATTTAAACGTAACATTCCCTACGCTTCTCTCATTCAAGCATTTCAATCTCTCATGCGGCAATTGCTGACAGAGGACACCCACAAACTTCAAAACTGGCAAGAAAAACTCAAAAGGGCTTTGGGTGAAAACGGACAAGTGATTGTGGATGTGATTCCAGAACTAGAAGCGATCGTTGGCAAACAACCTTCCATCGAAGAATTAAGAGGAACCGAGGCACAAAATCGGTTCAACCGCGTCTTCCAAGCCTTTATTGAGGTGTTTACTCAACCAGAACACCCCCTAGTGCTGTTTTTAGACGACTTGCAATGGGCAGATTCTGCATCTTTAAACCTCATTCAAGTGCTGATGAGCAATCCTGAAAGCAAACATTTACTGTTGATTGGAGCATATCGAGATAACGAGATCAGTGCAACTCATCCATTGATGAAGATGTTAGATGTACTTCACAAAGCAAACACTGCTATCGAAAATATTGTTCTGTATCCTTTAGAAATACATTATGTTCGTCAATTAGTTGCCGATACATTAAACGATCGCAACAGAAGCGTTCCTCTTGCAGAGCTACTCTTCAATATCTCTCAAGGCAACCCCTTCTTTTTAACTCAACTTCTCAAATCGCTGTATCAAGAACACCTGTTAACCTTTGATTTCACTCGGGGTTGCTGGATGTGGGATCTCGAACAAATTCAACGCGTTGGAATTACTAACAAAAATGTGGTAGAACTAGTAGCACTTAATTTGCAAAAATTACCAAATACCACACAAACAATACTTCAACTAGCAGCTTGTATTGGCAATCGCTTTAATTTAGATATTTTAGCAACTGTCAGTAACACGAGTCTCTTGGATACTGCTAAAGCGTTACAACCGTCTCTCCAAGCAGGATTTATTCTCCCTCTTAACAATAACTACCAAGTTCCCCTTTTATTCTCTAGCGAAGAACTAGATGAATTTGGATTTGACGTGAGTGTAAGTTATCGATTCCTTCATGACCGAGTTCAGCAAGCTGCTTATTCCCTCATTCCGCAGACGCAAAAACAAGCGACCCATCTTGAAATTGGTCAACTTTTACTTCGCAACACTCCCCCAGAAGCGATTGAAAATTACATTTTTGACATTGTCAATCAGTTGAACTTTGGCAGAGATCTTCTAACACAAATTTCAGAACGACAGGAATTGGCGCAACTCAATTTGATAGCAGGACGAAAAGGCAAAGCTGCAGCTGCCTATGAACCTGCATTTAAGTATTTTACAGTTGGAATCGCTTTATTGTCCGCTGACTCTTGGCAAACACACTACAGCCTGACATTAAAACTGTATGAAGAAGCAGCGGAAGCAGCTCTTCTTTGTGGCGAGTTTGAGTTGATGGAACAGCTAGTACTTGCAGTGTTACAGCAAGCGCAAACTTTGTTGGACAAAATTAAAGTTTATGAGGTCAAAGTATTAGCTTGCGTAGCCCAGAGCAAGCAACCTCAGGCTATCAAAACAGCCCTAACTGTGGCAGAATTATTTGGAGTTGCGTTTCCAGAACAACCAAATCAAACAGATATTGCTGAGGGTTTGCAGAAAACTCAAGATACTCTAGCAGAAAAACAATTAGAAGATTTGTTAGAACTGCCAGAAATGAGGGATCTCAGAGCATTGGCGCTCGTCAGAATTTTAGCAAGCGTAACGGCTGCTGTTTATCAAGCTGTTCCTACACTTTTACCATTAATTGTGTTTAAACAGGTTAGATTGTCGGTTAAGTATGGAAATGCCTCTGTATCTGCACAAGCATACGCTTGGTATGGAGTCATTTTATGCGGTGTTATTGGCAATATTGAAGAAGGTAATCGTGTCGGTCAACTGGCATTAGGCTTATTATCAAAGCTCAAAAGCAAAGAATTTCGAGCTAGCACCATCAATATGGTATATCCATTTGTAAAACCTTGGAAATATCACATTCAAAAATCTCTCGATCCTTTGCTTGATGGATACCACTGCGGGCTAGAAACTGGAGCATTAGAATATGCTGCTTACTGCGCTTACAACTATTGTTCTCTTTCTTTCTTCTTAGGTAAAGAATTATCAATTTTGGAAGAAGAAATGAAGGCTTACAGCCATGCTTTGGCTCAACTCAAACAGGAAGTCGCTCACAATTATCTTCGAGTCTTTTACCAATCAGTTTTGAATTTACTCGGGCAAAGCAAGCATCCCTGGGAATTTAAGGGTACTGTTTACCATGAAGACAAGATGCTTCCTTTACACCATACAGCAAACGATCGCTATGCTATTGGTACGTTATATGTTAACAAACTCATTCTTTGTTACTTATTTCAAGAGTGGCGACAAGCCACAAAAGTAGCCAATCTTGCTGGTGAATATCTTGATGGAGTGTCTGGCTCTTTTACGATCCCTGTATTTTCTTTTTACGATGCTTTAACCCAGCTTGCTATATTACCAGAAATTGAAGAATCAAAACAAGAGCTTGTTTGGGAAAGAGCGATCGCCAATCGGAACAAACTCGAGCATTGGGCAAACTATGCACCGATGAATCACTTGCATAAATTTTACCTAGTTGAAGCAGAACGTTACAGGGTATTGGGACGAATTTATGAAGCGATGGAGTACTACGATCGCGCTATTACAGGAGCCATTGAAAACCATTACTTCCATGAAGCTGCTCTAGCCAACGAACGAGCAGCCGAATTTTACTTTTCGCTCAAAAAAAACAAAATTGCTCAAGCATATATAACAGAAGCATATCACGGCTATCAGCAGTGGGGAGCAAAAGCGAAAGTTCAACAATTAGAAGAATTTTACTTTGAATGGCTGAATCTTAATTCTCAAAAACTTTCCAAAGAAGACAGTAGTCTATCCAAAGGAAGCACAACATCCAAGGGTGAAGTTTTCGATCTGATTGCTGTGATGAAAGCATCACAAGCTATCTCCAGTGAAATAGTCTTGGATAGATTGCTAGAAAATTTGCTGCATATTATTCTCGAAAATGCAGCTGCTCAGAAAGGCTGTATTATTCTTGAGCGCGACAATCAACTATTTATTGAAGTTGCGGATACCAACCAGCATGAATTAGCAGTCGTACTGCAATCAATCCCAGTCAAAGACAGTCAAGATGTTCCTGTTTCCATTATTGAATATGTCCGTCGCACCCAACAACCCTTAGTTCTTAATAATGCTACAGAAGAAGCTATTTCTAAATCTGATGCCTATATTGTCTATCACGAACCACAGTCAATTTTATGTGCGCCAATTCTTTATCAAGGAAAATTTATCGGGATTATTTATTTGGAAAATAATTTAGCGACTGGGGTCTTTACTCACAATCGTGTTGAAATTCTCAATTTCCTCTGCACTCAAGCTGCTATCTCCTTAGAAAATGCCCGTTTATACCAACAAGCACAAAATGCTGTCGCTCATTTACAACAAACACAACTTCAATTAGTACAAAGCGAGAAGATGTCTGCTTTGGGAAATTTAGTCGCAGGGGTTGCTCATGAAATTAACAATCCTATCGGCTTTATTGCTGGCAATATTGACCCTGCTCAAGAATACGTACAAGATTTGTGCGGCTTGCTCGATCTGTATCGGGAGAAGTTTCCCCATCCCGGACAGGAGATTGAGGATAAAATTGAAACTATAGATTTGGAATATTTGCGTCAGGATTTGCCGAAGTTGATTGAATCAATGAAGCTGGGTGTTGAACGCATTTGCAATATTAGCACCAGCCTGCGAACTTTCTCCAGATCGGACAAAGATTATAAGGTTCCATTTAACATTCATGAAGGTATAGAGAGTACTCTACTTATTCTCAAGCACCGTTTGAAAGCAAACGATGACCGTCCAGCAATTAACGTTATTAAAGACTATGGCGATATCCCTCAAGTAGAATGTTTCCCAGGACAACTCAACCAAGTGTTTATGAATTTGCTGGCAAATGCTATTGATGCTTTAGAAGAATCTAATATGGGAAGCAGTTTTGAACATATTAGAGCAAATCCTAACTGCATTACCATTCAAACTGCTATGAAAGACGAGCAACACATTATGATTCGCATAGCAGACAATGGTATTGGCATGACCGAACAGGTGAAACAGATTGCTTTTGACTATCTTTTTACAACCAAAGCTGTTGGACATGGAACGGGTTTGGGTTTAGCGATCGCCCACCAAATTGTCGTTGAGCGTCATGGAGGAACGATTGAAATTAATTCTGTTTTGGGACAGGGCGCAGAGTTTGCGATCGTGCTTCCCATATCAAGCCAATAG
- a CDS encoding PAS domain-containing sensor histidine kinase: MDISNHFVHTTEETETEIALRQSQQRLQKAQRIAHIGHWEIDATTLVTIWSEEVFRIFGLEPKTEAPPPQEYKQQIHPDDSLIWQEKLEQAIAQPTAFNLDLRIYRPDGSLRYLNAIAESQVDEFGKVIKLVGTVMDISERKQAEIALQQVLHQTEYQSCLLQAVLNSTTDWIFAKDTNFRYILASRSYATAIGKTVEEILGKDDLELGFSEELVFGNPAKGIRGFRTDDRTALSGKPVCNSFDPATIADGSLRIFDVRKNPLYDLDGKVFGVLGLSRDLTERYDAEEAMRRSEAQLKEKAEELTRTLQELQQTQMQMIHSEKMSSLGQLVAGVAHEINNPMNFIHGNLNHANHYAKEILELLVLYQKYYPIPPLEIQKQAEAIDLEFIQQDLLKLLSSMRVGTERIQTIVASLRTFSRMDESEMKEVDIHDGIDSTLMILQHRIKEKNSYCQIQVIKEYGNLPLVECFPGQLNQVFMNILSNAVDALEDAFKFSHMSILEDEKSKEDPTISIHTQAINNQAIIRVADNGTGMNENIRQRIFDPFFTTKPVGKGTGMGLSISYQIVAEKHGGSLYCLSQPNLGTEFIIQIPLKQN, encoded by the coding sequence ATGGATATTAGCAATCACTTCGTGCATACAACCGAGGAGACTGAGACAGAAATTGCGTTGCGTCAAAGCCAACAGCGATTGCAAAAAGCTCAAAGAATTGCTCACATTGGTCACTGGGAAATAGATGCTACTACCCTAGTGACTATTTGGTCAGAAGAAGTCTTCCGAATCTTTGGGTTGGAACCCAAAACAGAAGCACCACCCCCTCAAGAATACAAACAGCAAATTCACCCAGATGACTCACTCATTTGGCAAGAAAAACTAGAACAGGCGATCGCTCAACCCACTGCTTTTAACCTTGACTTACGCATTTACCGCCCCGATGGTTCCTTGCGCTATTTGAATGCGATCGCAGAATCCCAAGTGGATGAATTCGGAAAAGTCATCAAACTTGTGGGTACTGTTATGGATATTAGCGAACGCAAGCAGGCTGAGATAGCACTACAGCAGGTTTTACACCAAACTGAGTACCAGTCCTGTTTGCTACAAGCTGTCCTTAACTCTACTACAGACTGGATTTTTGCTAAAGATACAAATTTCCGCTACATCCTAGCCAGTCGGAGTTATGCAACCGCAATTGGTAAAACCGTGGAAGAGATTCTTGGCAAAGACGATTTGGAGTTGGGTTTTTCTGAAGAACTTGTCTTTGGAAATCCTGCAAAAGGTATTCGAGGATTCCGCACTGACGATCGCACGGCGCTATCTGGGAAACCCGTGTGTAACTCCTTCGATCCCGCAACAATTGCAGATGGTTCGCTACGTATCTTCGATGTTCGTAAAAATCCTTTGTACGACTTAGATGGAAAAGTCTTTGGTGTACTTGGATTGAGCCGTGACTTAACCGAACGCTATGATGCAGAAGAAGCCATGCGTCGTTCCGAAGCACAGCTAAAGGAGAAAGCCGAAGAATTGACGCGTACTTTGCAAGAACTTCAGCAAACGCAAATGCAGATGATTCACAGTGAAAAAATGTCTAGCTTGGGACAACTGGTAGCTGGAGTCGCCCACGAAATTAACAATCCCATGAACTTTATCCACGGTAACCTCAATCACGCCAATCACTACGCCAAGGAAATTCTAGAATTGCTAGTTCTGTACCAAAAATATTACCCCATTCCACCTTTAGAAATTCAGAAACAAGCAGAAGCAATCGACCTAGAATTTATACAACAAGATTTACTGAAACTTCTATCCTCAATGCGCGTTGGTACAGAACGCATCCAAACAATCGTAGCATCTCTTCGCACATTTTCCCGTATGGATGAATCTGAAATGAAAGAGGTTGATATCCATGACGGTATTGACAGTACATTAATGATTTTACAACACAGGATTAAAGAAAAAAATTCTTATTGTCAAATTCAAGTTATTAAAGAATATGGTAATTTACCTTTAGTTGAGTGCTTTCCCGGACAGTTAAATCAAGTATTTATGAATATTTTAAGTAATGCAGTTGATGCTTTAGAAGACGCATTTAAATTCAGTCATATGTCAATCTTAGAAGACGAAAAATCAAAGGAAGACCCTACAATTTCCATTCATACTCAAGCAATAAATAACCAAGCTATTATTCGCGTGGCTGACAATGGAACGGGTATGAATGAAAATATTCGTCAGAGAATTTTCGATCCCTTTTTCACAACTAAGCCTGTGGGAAAAGGAACTGGAATGGGCTTATCAATCAGTTATCAAATTGTGGCAGAAAAACATGGTGGTTCGCTTTACTGTCTTTCACAACCAAATTTAGGAACAGAATTTATCATTCAAATTCCTTTAAAACAGAATTAA